ACCAGTGAGCGCATCGACTTCTGTCATCCGATCAATCTCATCGCCAAAAAATTCAACACGAATACATTGCTCATCGCGTGAAGCTGGGAAAATTTCAACCACGTCGCCACGAACACGGAATGTTCCTCGCGTGAAGTTAATATCATTGCGATCGTATTGAATGTCAACAAGATTACGTAACAATTCATTTCGATCCATCTCCATACCTGTGCGCAGAGAGACGACCAAATCACGGTATTCTTCTGGATTACCTAAACCGTAAATACACGATACACTTGCAATAATCACCACATCTTGCCTTTCAAATAAGGAGCTTGTCGCGGAGTGTCTTAATTTATCAATCTCTTCATTAATGCTTGCGTCTTTTTCAATGAACGTATCCGAACTAGGTACGTAAGCTTCTGGCTGATAATAGTCATAATAGCTGACAAAGTATTCGACCGCATTGTTGGGGAAGAATTCCTTAAACTCGCTATATAGCTGACCAGCAAGGGTTTTATTGTGGGCAATGATCAATGTTGGCTTGTTGATTTGCTGGATGACATTCGACATCGTGAATGTCTTTCCTGTTCCTGTTGCACCAAGAAGTGTTTGGTGTTTTTTGCCTTCTTTAATACCTGCTACAATCTCTTTAATCGCCGTCGGTTGATCTCCTTGCGGCTGATAGTCAGAGACCAGTTCAAACGTCTGATCCACGTAAAAACCTCCTTACAAACCTTCGATCTATTTTGTTTTAGTATAGCACAAGCCTATCACCTAAAAGCAAACAATAAGAACATACGTCCCCATATATACACATTAGGAAATCAACACAAAAAAAGAGAAAAAGCTGATCGACTCAGCTCCCTCTCTACATACCTGGGCGTTTCTCTAAGACTTTGGCCGCAACCTTAACCCCGACTAAAAATGACGGAATAGTGAGGAGAATCAGCCACCAAGGGTGATCATTCATCACAACAACCGAGAGAATGATCATCCACGTGACGATGCTTGCTCCAATCAAACTAAAAGTCACCCTCGTAATCACGACGATTAACAATAGTGGGAGGATGAGTGCCAGTATAATCTCTACCATGCTAATTCTAAATCTCCTTTTTTAAGCTCAAGCTTATATGACAGAATCTTGGAATTTGTAATCTTGCTTAACTAATAATACACCGAGTTGACGATGCTGACCATCATAGAGCGCTCCTTGAGCAAAACGCACTTCCCCTGCATGATCTAACACGTCGAGCTTACAAAACGCCGAATTTAGTTGCAACGCTCCATAAAAACTCGTTTCATCATGAATCGGTCGACCATTAATTTTCACAATCGTCTCTCCGACTTCGAGCTTCATTTTTGTCGCAGCGCTATTAGGAATAACACCTAGTATGACACAGCCTCGTTGTTTCGATCCGTAGAAGCTAGGTTGCCCTTCATCTCGTGCTTTGGCCACCATCCACAAAATCTCTCGTAAAACGATCGCCAGCGACGCGGTTAAAACAGCGACAAAAGGATACCAATAGCTCGCCGCCGCTAATCCCGCTAAGAGAAGACCAAGTCCGACGACGCGCATGCCCATTGTTTTGATCGGTTCGCTCGGCAAGCTCGCACGTACCCTTTGTCCAAAACCAATCAATACAGGGAATATAATTGGCTGAAAGCTCGTCTCACCTAATGTAAACACAGGCCAATGCTCAAAGCTCGGGATGATACCTACTGGCACTAGGAAGAAGACAGGAACGATCCATAAGCGCTTCGCCTCTTGAAAGCCAACCCACATCCCGCGCTTGCTTCGCTCGACACTAGGCGAGGTGTAGGTCGCACCGTTTCGATAAATAAGCAACCCTTCTCCAATCACAAACAAAGCAAGAATGATCGCGAGATGGTATAACGGAATTTCCGCCAATGCTGTTGCCACAGTTGAAAGAAAAGCCATGTCACTCAGCATAGGGGCAAAGGCAATAACCAATAGAGCCAGTCCAACAATATAAGCTGGCGACATCCAACGAACAGTTGTTGTCAGTACAAAAACCATCGTCGTTGCTATTAGTAGGAACAAGAGCGGAACAGTTACCACAAGTCCGAGTCCAATCGTAACGACAGATAGAATCAGTCCAATCATAATCGCCGGCCAAAAAGGAATAACAAAGTCAGCAATCCTGTCCGTGACCCTTGTGTGAAAGGCTGCTCGCTCTTTTTTTATTCGACGATGCGCAATCATAAAGATCACAAATAAACCTATGTATAAAATCGGGTTCGCAAAAAAGCTACCAATTGTCATTACAACACTTTTTAGAATGTCTATAGCCATCCAAAACGCCTCCAAACTCTTTGTCTCTATTCTACCTTATATTTAATAAATTAGGTGATTTCAACAACAAGAATTAGTGATTTTCGAGATTTTAACGCAATCTCAGGTTCCTAATTAAAAAAAAGATGCGTAGGGAAGTTTCTGCCCCTTACGCATCTTGGTCTTTACAATCAATCCTGCGCTTGCTTCGTTACAAGTTCGATCGCTGTTTGCAGTTGCTTATCGTTGGCTTCATCTCGAACCTCTTCGATAATCGTCTGCTGCAATAGACCAGCTGTTTCTTCATCGATCTCCCCTGTTACGGCTAAGCCTTGCGCTTGTTGAAACGCACGGACCGCTTGCTCCGTTTGTTCGTCAAAGTAACCATCTGAGCGACCCGCTTCATGCCCGAGCCCTTTTAACATCGTTTGAGCACTTCGAATTTGTTCGTTCATCATTTCAAGGCGCAGCGTTTCATCCCCAGTTAACGGGGCAGAGTAGAAGTAATCTGGTTGCTTCACTTCCACCGTTGGGTCAACGCCTTTCCCGTCCACATCATTTCCAGCTGATGTTAACCATCTAAACAAGGATAATTTCAGCTGACTTCCATCACCCAATTGAATCGTCTGTTGAACCGTCCCTTTACCAAACGTCGTTTCTCCGACCACATCATACCCACCAGCTTCACTTAAAGCGGCCGATAAAATTTCTGAGGCCGAGGCACTTGAACGATCCGTTAAGCCGACAATTGGATACGGCTTCGTCTCATTTAAAGAAGAGACATAACGAATTCTCTCTCCGTCACGATCTTGAATTTGAACGATTGGCTCACCACCTGGAATGATGAGCTTCCCAATCTTTTCGACACTATCTAAGTAGCCACCTGGGTTGCTTCTCACATCAATAAGAAGTCCGTCAATGCCCTGTGCTTCAAGTTCCGCTAACCCTTCTTCAAACCGCTCTGCTGTATCAACAGAGAATGACGTGATATCTAACATCCCAATCGTCTTCCCGTCTTTTTCAAACGTACTGACACGAACCGTTTCAATTGGAATATCATCTCGAACAACCGGAATCGTTAACAATTCACTCGCCCCCGCTCGTTCGACTGAAAGGGTAACCGTTGTTCCTTTTTCTCCACGAATTTTTGACACGGCTTCATAAAGCGACAAACCCTCTGTCGTCTCACCGTCAATTTCCATGATCTTATCATTCGGTTGAAGGCCTGCTTGCTCGGCTGGCGACTCACGGAACGGTACGACAATCGTTACTCGTCCATCAGTCATACTCACCTCAGCACCAATTCCCTCAAAGCTTGAATCAAGCGACTCGGTAAATTGATTCGCTGTTTCTTGATCCATATAGACCGAGTATGGATCATCAAGTGATTCAAGCATTCCGTCAATTGCCCCTTGAACGAGTTGTTCCTCGTCAATGTCTTCTACGTATTGCTCTTGGATAATCGCGATCATTTTCGCAATTTTTTCAAGCGCCTCTTGGTCAACAACAGCCTCTTCAGTCGGTGGATTTATTGTATCCGAAGACGAGGCTTGTTCATTTCCATCTAACGTTAATGAGCCTGTAAATAAAAACATGCTTCCTAGCCCGACCGCTATTGCAGCCACTAGTATGAGAAGCAAACGCTTGCTGGTCATTCCCATCACTCCCACTAGATCTCAAACCAATAGGTCTGGTCCTTGTCTGGTTGTTCATCAACACTGTAGCCGTCAGTCCCGATCAAAAGACATTACACGCAGCTGTGTAACGCTCTATTTTACATTCATCTTATGCCTAGCTTGTACGTAATATGTCGCACGAATCTATTACTATCATTCTAAACAAGGTTGAATTGTAAGTCAAAAGACGTTTACTTCTAAAGTCTAAAAGATTGTGAAAAACCCCGCAGTGAATTTCACTACGAGGTTTAAATCAATGATTAACGTGGAATATATTTAAAAGGATCGACTGAGTTCGATTTCGCACCGTTCCAGCCACCTTCGTGTACTTCAAAGTGTAAATGTGGTCCAAATGAACGACCTGTATTTCCCATCATCCCTAGACGTTGTCCTTTTGAGACAGTTTGTCCATCACGAACCTCTAAGTTTTCAAGATGTGCATACAACGTCGTAATTTGACGACCGTCCACAATGTGAGAGATTAATACGGTATTCCCGTAACTATTTGAGTAGTAAGCACGAACGACTTGACCATCCCCTACAGCTACAATTGGAACATCTCCTGAACGCCCATTTTTCCCAATATCAATTCCATGATGCATACGGCCCCCAAAAGATGTGCGCGGCCCATAAGTCGATGTAACCGAGCCTGTTGCTGGACGCATAAATCCAGAACTCGTCGCTGCAGGAGCACTATGTTGCGTGTTGCTACTTGCATTAGAGTTTG
Above is a genomic segment from Bacillus sp. FJAT-45037 containing:
- a CDS encoding PDZ domain-containing protein, producing the protein MAIDILKSVVMTIGSFFANPILYIGLFVIFMIAHRRIKKERAAFHTRVTDRIADFVIPFWPAIMIGLILSVVTIGLGLVVTVPLLFLLIATTMVFVLTTTVRWMSPAYIVGLALLVIAFAPMLSDMAFLSTVATALAEIPLYHLAIILALFVIGEGLLIYRNGATYTSPSVERSKRGMWVGFQEAKRLWIVPVFFLVPVGIIPSFEHWPVFTLGETSFQPIIFPVLIGFGQRVRASLPSEPIKTMGMRVVGLGLLLAGLAAASYWYPFVAVLTASLAIVLREILWMVAKARDEGQPSFYGSKQRGCVILGVIPNSAATKMKLEVGETIVKINGRPIHDETSFYGALQLNSAFCKLDVLDHAGEVRFAQGALYDGQHRQLGVLLVKQDYKFQDSVI
- a CDS encoding S41 family peptidase; protein product: MTSKRLLLILVAAIAVGLGSMFLFTGSLTLDGNEQASSSDTINPPTEEAVVDQEALEKIAKMIAIIQEQYVEDIDEEQLVQGAIDGMLESLDDPYSVYMDQETANQFTESLDSSFEGIGAEVSMTDGRVTIVVPFRESPAEQAGLQPNDKIMEIDGETTEGLSLYEAVSKIRGEKGTTVTLSVERAGASELLTIPVVRDDIPIETVRVSTFEKDGKTIGMLDITSFSVDTAERFEEGLAELEAQGIDGLLIDVRSNPGGYLDSVEKIGKLIIPGGEPIVQIQDRDGERIRYVSSLNETKPYPIVGLTDRSSASASEILSAALSEAGGYDVVGETTFGKGTVQQTIQLGDGSQLKLSLFRWLTSAGNDVDGKGVDPTVEVKQPDYFYSAPLTGDETLRLEMMNEQIRSAQTMLKGLGHEAGRSDGYFDEQTEQAVRAFQQAQGLAVTGEIDEETAGLLQQTIIEEVRDEANDKQLQTAIELVTKQAQD
- a CDS encoding DUF2198 family protein; translated protein: MVEIILALILPLLLIVVITRVTFSLIGASIVTWMIILSVVVMNDHPWWLILLTIPSFLVGVKVAAKVLEKRPGM